ATGAAATCATCGACGATTAATACGTTAGAGTTTTCTTGCAGCGTACGTTTCGAAAGCACCATCGTTTCAATCTTGCGTGAGGAACCTGAAACGTAGTTGATCGATACTGTAGAACCTTCTGTTACTTTATTATCCTTACGAATAACCACTACTGGTAAATTTAATATATTTGCCACTGAATTAGCAAGAGATATACCTTTAGTCGCAATCGTTACGATTGCATCTAATTCCTCATCCATGTAAATTGTGGCTATCAAACGGCCGACTTTATTCAATAATTCCGGATTACCCATGAGATCAGATAAGAAAAGATAGCCTCCTGGCAGCAAGCGTTCTTTTTCTTGCAGCAGTCCGATCACCTCATTGATAACGGCTTCCGCTTCTTCCTTACTCATTGTCGGACGATAGGTTACGCCTCCGCTAGCTCCAGCAGTAGTAATAACTGTCCCAAGTTTCTCTTTTTGCAAGGTTTCGCGAACAATATGAATATCTTCGCTGATTGAAGATTTTGCTTGCTTAAATTTTTTCACGAAGTGTGTTAAAGGTATCAACTTATTAGGGTGACTCATCAAGTAATGAGTCATATACACAATTCGCTCGCTTCGTTTATAACGCACAAGAATCCTTCCTTTCTTATCCTAGTAATCTGACTAAATAAACCTCATTGCAGCACCCGTGCACTGCATTATATATATTCTGCGCTTGTTTATAGTGTTTGGCTAAGCTGTAGACGGTCGGACCGCTGCCGCTCATCAAGGCTGCATCTGCTCCGTTGTTCAGCATATTTTGTTTCAACTTGCGGATGTTCGGATGCATATCCATCGAAATCGATTCTAAACAATTTGAGAGCGTAGCACAAATCGTTTCATAATCACTTGTTTCAATCGCCTCGATACATCTTTGCGTATTGTCTTGCTGATTGCATAATTCTCCGACTTGCAGTTCCTGAAAAACGCATGCTGTAGAAATGCCGACATTCGGTTTAGCGATGACTACCCACGCTTTAGGCGGCTTCTTTAAGAGCTGCACCTTTTCTCCATGGCCTGTGCAGAGCGCTGTCTTGCTGTAGATGCAAAAAGGAACATCCGAGCCGACTTGTGCCCCTAATTTACTTAATTCATCTAAACTGAGCTGCAGATTAAATAAGCGATTCATTGCGCGCATCGTCGCTGCAGCATCTGCTGAACCGCCGCCGAGCCCCGCAGACACAGGGATTTCTTTTTCTAAAGTAATCGTCACGCCTTCTTGGATATCATAAGTCTGCTGCATCAATAATGCTGCCTGGGATGCCAGATTCTTAGCATTTTCTGGCACGAAATTATAATCCACTTGCACCACTACACGTTGATCTTGCCGCTTCTCGACGGTAACACGATCATTCAAATCCACTGTTGTCATTACCATCTCAACTTCATGAAACGCATCATCTCGCTTGTAAAGCACATCTAATGTGAGATTAATTTTAGCAGGTGCCTTTTCGTATATCATATTACCGCCCTCCTTTACGTAAAAATCATTTGAGATTGGAATAACTGTGCAGAGCGGTTGTCTCTCTCGACAATCAATTCTTTACACAGAAAACGATGTGCAAAATATGCATTATCGCTATTATAACACGAACATTGAATGTATTCATAATGGTTAATGTTGCACTATTGAAGAAAATTTGAATGATTTGCCAGGATGGCGGAAGTGGTGTGAGTGTGAGGATGGGCGGTGTATGTAGAGGGCGGCAGACGAGGACAGTGTGGGTCGAGCGCGAGAGTTGGCGAGCGGCCGCGAGTTTCATTTCGAAAGTGTCTAGGCGCGGCAACTCCCGCCTAGACACTTTCGACCCTAACTGTATAGGCGCGGCAACTCCCGCCTAGACACTTTCGCCTCTAACTGTATAGGCGCGGCGACTCTGCCTAGACACTTTCGCCTCTAACTGTATAGGCGGACGGCCAGAACCTAGACACTTAATCACCCGACTTGCATAACCAACGCCCGAATCAACACTAAGCCTTCTCGCCACTTCAAAAATCGCAACAAAAAAGGAATCCTGCCCACAGGATTCCTTTTTTCAACGAAGCAATAACTGCTTCCAATATTCATTTCAATCTAATCTGACTAGTGTGCAACTGCTTCATGGTGATTATCGTCTACAAAAGAAACTTGTACGTTCTCAGTTAACACATCTGTGTATGTATAGGATACACGTTCAAAGTTGTGTTTGTCTTGGTCTAATTCGACAATGAAAACTGCGGGATAAGTTTCAGCTAAAACTCCGCAACGTTCGATTGTTTTCTTACGACCACCATTTGCTTTAAGTACAATACGGTTTCCTAAATGACCATCAAGTGCATTTTTGATGTCCCAAATTGATTTTGGCATATTGCTCCACCTCGCTACAAGTTGTATTATAACACGTTTGCAGCGATTAAGTCAAATAAAATTTAAATTTTAACAATGTAAAAGCGTCATGTCAATATTTTAAAATTCTAATTCCGGGAATTTTTTCAAGTTATTGAACAAATTCGCAAATTCTTTGATAGATAGCGTTTCACCACGGCGTCTCGGATCAATACCGCCGTCTTCTAACCAGTCTTTTATCAAGTCTTTTTTCTTTTTCCCATCAAAAAATAAACTCTGATAGTTGTTCGCAATGGTTTTACGACGTTGACTGAAAGCAGCTTTCGTCATCTTGAAGAAGCGGTCTTCATCATCCACTGCCACTATCGGCTCCGAGCGTTTCATCAATTTTACTACAATCGAATCCACATTCGGCGGCGGCATAAAGACCGTCTTCGGCACTGTCAACACTTTCGACGTTTCTGTATAATACTGCGCTACAATTGATAAAGAACCATAAGCTTTAGTGCCGATTTCAGCATTCAGCCGCTCTCCGACTTCTTTTTGCATCATGACCACATAGCCGTCAATCGGCAGCGTCTTCGACATAAGATTCAATAAAATCGGTGTCGTAATATAATATGGAAGATTGGCCACCACCATAATTTTGTCGCAGTCAGACAAATGCGTTTGGACAGCTTCTACTACATCAGCTTTCAAAATATCCTCATTAATAACCGTTACATTGTCATAATCCGACAACGTATCTTCCAATACTGGAATAAGACGTTGGTCAATTTCAAATGCAACTACCTTCTTCGCATGTTTCGCCAACTGTTCCGTCAATGAACCCATACCAGGGCCGACTTCAATAACGCCTGTATGTTCATCAATGTCGCTCGCGTCAATAATCTTTTGAATAATATTCACATCAATTAAGAAATTCTGTCCCAGGCTTTTTTTGAAATCAAATTGATATTTGTCCAGCAAAGCTCTCGTACGCGTTGGTGTTGCTATATCTTTCTTCTTCACTTAACCTTCACTTCCTTCATCTTCATTTAATGCAGCACGCACATCTGCCTCTGTATAACCGAAAGCATTCAACTTCTTGAGCAATTGTTTGCCGTTAGAATGCCCGATATGTAACTTGCGTCCCAATACCTCGCGTTTATGACGCGCATCAGGCCCGACAATCAAACCTAAATCAATCAACACATCCTTGCTGATTGATTCCATACCCTCTTCAAAAGGAGAAGACACATGCATGAGCGCTTCTCTGATATCTTCAAACGCCGCATGCTCTACCCCGATTTTGCCACGCTTATTTTTAGCCTTCTCACGGTCAATATACGCATGTTTCACACCCGCCACATGTTCGCGAATCGTATTTCGGATTTTATCACCCGGGAAATCCGGATCGGTCAACACAATCACACCCCGCGTTGCCTGCGCATTACGAATAATCTCTAACGTTTCCTGATTAATCGCACTGCCATTCGTCTCAATCGTGTCACATTCCACCGCACGTTGCACACGCTCCGTATCATCTCGGCCTTCAACCACGATAAATTCATTGATTTTCATATTCTCGTCACCTTTCACAGTGTTAACTTTAATACTATACCATATCTTCTTTCTTGAAAAATAAAACCTTGGAAAGTTGGGGGACACTTTTTTATGACACTTAACCTTGCGATATTTACTAATAAGCATTGTTGTTATTAAGGTATTTTGCTTTGACTCTTGCAATGAATACTGCTATATTTAAATTAAACAAGGGACAACATGGTCTCAACATGTCATCCCTCTAGGCCCGTTAAAAAGACGGTGGCTTTCGGTTACTATTATAACCATTCAACCAAAGTTGGATGGTTATTTTTTATGATACTTAATCCTTGCGGTGTTCGCTAATAAGGATTAAACCTATAATCGTTAATATGACCATAAGCATTTCATAATCACTCATTATGTGTCCTCTCTGGAGTTGTGCATCATAGGCATCACCCCTTTAAATGGGTTAGCCACCATCTATCCAACTTGCTTAAAAAGATTATACCACAAACAGAACGTACGTTCTTGTTCGGAGCTAAATAATTTAAATAAAGTTTTACTACTCATTAAAAAGAACCACTCTTTTCAGAATGGTTCTTACCCTTCTTTTCTTTATTTTTCCAAATTAAACAAGCGTTCAGCGTTTTCTGTCGTTTGCTTAGCAACTTCTTCATAGCTGATACCGCGCAACTCTGCAATTTGTTCTGCGACCAGCGTAACACGCATCGGCTCATTGCGTTTGCCGCGATAAGGATGCGGTGACAAGTAAGGTGCATCTGTTTCCACTAACAAGCGATCTAACGGCACGTGTTTCGCCACTTCTTTCGGTTGTTTCGCATTCTTGAAAGTAACAGGGCCGCCTAGTGAAATGTAGAAGCCAAGCTTGTTGATGACAACGTCCGCAATTTCAGGCGAACCACTGAAACTATGCATAATACCGCCCACTTCTTCAGCATGTTCCTCCATCAAGATGTCCACACAATCTTGCGTCGCTTCACGGTTATGAATCACAATCGGCAAGTTGACACGTTTCGCCAATGCAATCTGCTTACGAAAGACTTCTTTTTGAACATCTTTAGGTGATTTATCCCAGTGATAATCCAAGCCCATTTCGCCAATACCGATAACTTTCGGATGCTTAGCCAAATCTTCAATCCACTGTTCACGTTCCTCAGTATAATCAATCGCATCGACAGGATGCCAACCAATAATCGCATACAAGAAATCATATTGATCCACCAATTCCATTGCACGCTCAATCGTAGGCGTATCAAAGCCCACCACAAACATGCGGTCGACCCCTGCTTCACGCGCACGGTCAATCACTTCTTGCAAATCCTCATCAT
Above is a genomic segment from Staphylococcus piscifermentans containing:
- the rsmA gene encoding 16S rRNA (adenine(1518)-N(6)/adenine(1519)-N(6))-dimethyltransferase RsmA gives rise to the protein MKKKDIATPTRTRALLDKYQFDFKKSLGQNFLIDVNIIQKIIDASDIDEHTGVIEVGPGMGSLTEQLAKHAKKVVAFEIDQRLIPVLEDTLSDYDNVTVINEDILKADVVEAVQTHLSDCDKIMVVANLPYYITTPILLNLMSKTLPIDGYVVMMQKEVGERLNAEIGTKAYGSLSIVAQYYTETSKVLTVPKTVFMPPPNVDSIVVKLMKRSEPIVAVDDEDRFFKMTKAAFSQRRKTIANNYQSLFFDGKKKKDLIKDWLEDGGIDPRRRGETLSIKEFANLFNNLKKFPELEF
- the veg gene encoding biofilm formation stimulator Veg, with the protein product MPKSIWDIKNALDGHLGNRIVLKANGGRKKTIERCGVLAETYPAVFIVELDQDKHNFERVSYTYTDVLTENVQVSFVDDNHHEAVAH
- the ispE gene encoding 4-(cytidine 5'-diphospho)-2-C-methyl-D-erythritol kinase, whose amino-acid sequence is MIYEKAPAKINLTLDVLYKRDDAFHEVEMVMTTVDLNDRVTVEKRQDQRVVVQVDYNFVPENAKNLASQAALLMQQTYDIQEGVTITLEKEIPVSAGLGGGSADAAATMRAMNRLFNLQLSLDELSKLGAQVGSDVPFCIYSKTALCTGHGEKVQLLKKPPKAWVVIAKPNVGISTACVFQELQVGELCNQQDNTQRCIEAIETSDYETICATLSNCLESISMDMHPNIRKLKQNMLNNGADAALMSGSGPTVYSLAKHYKQAQNIYNAVHGCCNEVYLVRLLG
- the purR gene encoding pur operon repressor; this translates as MRYKRSERIVYMTHYLMSHPNKLIPLTHFVKKFKQAKSSISEDIHIVRETLQKEKLGTVITTAGASGGVTYRPTMSKEEAEAVINEVIGLLQEKERLLPGGYLFLSDLMGNPELLNKVGRLIATIYMDEELDAIVTIATKGISLANSVANILNLPVVVIRKDNKVTEGSTVSINYVSGSSRKIETMVLSKRTLQENSNVLIVDDFMRAGGSINGVMNLMNEFKAHVKGVSVLVESKEVKQRLIEDYTSLVRLSDVDEYNQDFKVEQGNVLSKFS
- a CDS encoding TatD family hydrolase, whose translation is MLIDTHVHLNDEQYDEDLQEVIDRAREAGVDRMFVVGFDTPTIERAMELVDQYDFLYAIIGWHPVDAIDYTEEREQWIEDLAKHPKVIGIGEMGLDYHWDKSPKDVQKEVFRKQIALAKRVNLPIVIHNREATQDCVDILMEEHAEEVGGIMHSFSGSPEIADVVINKLGFYISLGGPVTFKNAKQPKEVAKHVPLDRLLVETDAPYLSPHPYRGKRNEPMRVTLVAEQIAELRGISYEEVAKQTTENAERLFNLEK
- the rnmV gene encoding ribonuclease M5; this translates as MKINEFIVVEGRDDTERVQRAVECDTIETNGSAINQETLEIIRNAQATRGVIVLTDPDFPGDKIRNTIREHVAGVKHAYIDREKAKNKRGKIGVEHAAFEDIREALMHVSSPFEEGMESISKDVLIDLGLIVGPDARHKREVLGRKLHIGHSNGKQLLKKLNAFGYTEADVRAALNEDEGSEG